One window of Channa argus isolate prfri chromosome 4, Channa argus male v1.0, whole genome shotgun sequence genomic DNA carries:
- the exosc6 gene encoding exosome complex component MTR3 — protein MPTDTKRVRGPEVSQSPSQFVNKPAGVDSSHGLRTDGRQRDQVDVRPIFVRCGLVSQAKGSAYIEAGNTKLMCCVYGPRETERKDETDMKCGRLTTDMRFAPFSCPERVSWIQGNQDKDFSLMLHESLQPTLCLHKYPRSQIEVNVVVLENSGSVLAHAITCASLALADAGIEMYDLVLGCSIRQDGASYVVDPSYTEENSCSSVSSENQGRLTVAFLPSLNQISGLQSDGEMTEETMTAGVRTCIEGCYKLYPVIQQALTSAVRKAALPPSES, from the exons ATGCCGACTGATACTAAACGAGTGCGGGGCCCAGAGGTCTCCCAGAGTCCGTCTCAGTTTGTGAATAAACCAGCGGGCGTAGACTCATCGCACGGCCTCAGAACGGACGGTCGGCAGCGGGATCAGGTAGATGTCCGGCCCATTTTTGTTCGGTGCGGGCTGGTGAGCCAGGCTAAAGGCTCTGCGTACATCGAAGCTGGAAACACCAAGTTGATGTGCTGCGTTTATGGTCCGAGAGAAACAGAGCGGAAAGATGAAACCGATATGAAATGTGGAAg GTTGACTACTGACATGCGTTTTGCTCCATTTTCCTGCCCTGAGAGGGTTTCCTGGATTCAGGGGAACCAGGACAAGGACTTCTCTTTAATGCTGCACGAGAGTCTGCAGCCTACCCTGTGCCTCCACAAATATCCACGCTCTCAGATCGAGGTTAATGTGGTGGTTCTTGAAAACAGCGGGTCAGTTCTGGCCCATGCCATCACATGTGCTTCTCTTGCTCTTGCAGATGCAGGGATTGAAATGTACGATCTGGTGCTTGGTTGTTCCATTCGTCAGGATGGTGCTTCCTATGTAGTTGACCCTTCTTACACTGAGgaaaacagctgcagctctgtcaGCAGCGAGAACCAGGGCCGTTTGACTGTGGCATTCCTCCCAAGCCTGAACCAAATTTCTGGGCTGCAGTCAGATGGGGAAATGACTGAAGAGACTATGACAGCTGGGGTTCGGACCTGCATTGAGGGATGTTATAAATTGTATCCTGTCATCCAGCAAGCCTTGACTAGTGCTGTGCGCAAAGCTGCTCTCCCACCATCAGAGAGCTGA
- the aars1 gene encoding alanine--tRNA ligase, cytoplasmic — MDSSLSAAQIREKFIDFFRRYDHQYVHSSSTIPLDDPTLLFANAGMNQYKPIFLNTIDPSHPMARLRRAANTQKCIRAGGKHNDLDDVGKDVYHHTFFEMLGSWSFGDYFKHLACKMALELLTQEFGISIDRLYVTYFGGNEEAGLEPDLECKQIWIDLGMDEARILPGSMKDNFWEMGDTGPCGPCSEIHYDRIGGRDASHLVNMDDPNVLEIWNLVFIQFNRESETELKPLPKKSIDTGMGLERLVSVLQNKMSNYDTDLFIPYFEAIQKGTGARPYTGKVGAEDADGIDMAYRVLADHARTITIALSDGGRPDNTGRGYVLRRILRRAVRYSHEKLGAQRGFFASLVDVVVDSLGDAFPELKKDPEIVKDIINEEEEQFLKTLSRGRRILDRKIGSLGDSKIIPGDTAWLLYDTYGFPLDLTSLIAEEKGMAVDMAAFEEEKKAAQLKSQGKGAGDEDHIMLDIYAIEELRNKKIPATDDSPKYKYTSGENGNYEFEQASAKVLALRRDRAFCNEVTTGQECGVLLNQTSFYAEQGGQTFDEGYMLREDDNGDDRMEFTVKNTQVRGGYVLHVGTVYGTLKVGDQVTLHVDEARRRPIMSNHTATHILNYALRSVLGEADQKGSLVAPDRLRFDFSAKGALTTEQVRKTEEIACAMIKDAKPVYAMEAPLAEAKAIQGLRAVFDETYPDPVRVVSIGIPVQDLLDDPNGAAGTLTSIEFCGGTHLQNSGHAAPFVIVSEEAIAKGIRRIVAVTGAEAQKAQRKADALRLSLSALGDKVKQQKAPNKDIQKEIADMTESIGTAVISQWQKDDMRETLKGLKKTMDDLDRSYKADIQKRVLEKTKEVIESNPNQPLLIMEMETGASAKALNESLKLLKSNSPQTAAMLFAVDPDAGKITCLCQVPQEVVNRGLKASEWVQELCPLLDGKGGGKDMSAQAAGRNTQCLQEALQMANEFARLKLGEN, encoded by the exons ATGGATTCCTCATTGAGTGCAGCTCAAATCCGTGAGAAGTTTATCGACTTCTTCCGTCGCTATGATCACCAGTATGTCCATTCATCATCCACCATCCCGCTGGATGACCCAACTCTTCTCTTTGCTAATGCGGGCATGAACCAG TACAAGCCCATCTTCCTCAACACCATTGATCCATCCCACCCTATGGCCAGGTTGCGTCGAGCTGCCAACACCCAAAAGTGTATACGTGCAGGAGGTAAACACAACGACTTGGATGATGTGGGTAAAGATGTCTATCACCACACTTTTTTTGAGATGCTGGGGTCCTGGTCCTTTGGCGACTATTTTAAG cATCTTGCCTGCAAGATGGCCTTGGAGCTGCTGACCCAGGAGTTTGGTATTTCTATAGATCGTCTCTATGTCACGTACTTTGGGGGTAACGAAGAAGCAGGCCTGGAGCCTGACCTGGAGTGTAAGCAGATTTGGATCGACTTAGG GATGGACGAGGCTCGCATTCTGCCGGGCAGTATGAAAGATAACTTCTGGGAAATGGGAGACACTGGTCCCTGTGGTCCTTGCAGTGAGATCCACTATGACCGCATTGGGGGTAGAGACGCCTCTCACCTGGTGAATATGGATGATCCCAATGTCTTGGAGATCTGGAACCTGGTGTTCATCCAGTTCAACAG AGAGTCAGAGACGGAGCTCAAGCCACTGCCTAAGAAGAGCATTGACACAGGCATGGGTCTGGAGCGCCTGGTGTCCGTACTGCAGAACAAAATGTCCAACTATGACACTGACCTCTTCATCCCATATTTTGAAGCCATTCAGAAG ggtACAGGTGCTCGTCCTTACACCGGTAAAGTAGGTGCTGAGGATGCTGACGGCATTGACATGGCCTATCGTGTGCTGGCTGACCACGCTCGCACCATCACAATTGCCTTATCAGATGGCGGTCGGCCTGACAACACAGGAAGAGG GTATGTGTTGAGGAGGATCCTGCGTCGTGCAGTTCGTTACTCCCATGAAAAGCTAGGGGCTCAGAGAGGCTTTTTTGCATCTTTGGTGGATGTGGTGGTCGATTCTCTG GGTGATGCATTTCCGGAGTTGAAGAAAGACCCAGAAATAGTGAAGGACATTattaatgaggaggaggaacagTTCCTCAAAACCCTCAGCAGGGGACGCCGTATCCTTGATAGGAAGATCGGGAGCCTGGGAGACAGCAAAATCATCCCAG GTGACACAGCATGGCTGTTGTATGACACATACGGCTTCCCTCTGGACCTGACCTCCCTCATCGCAGAGGAAAAGGGCATGGCAGTGGACATGGCTGCCTttgaagaggagaagaaggcaGCACAG tTAAAGTCCCAGGGTAAGGGTGCTGGAGATGAGGACCACATCATGTTGGACATCTATGCTATCGAAGAGCTAAGGAACAAGAAGATACCGGCTACAGATGATTCTCCTAAATACAAATACACCTCAGGCGAAAATGGAAACTATG agtTTGAACAAGCTTCAGCCAAAGTGCTAGCACTGCGTCGCGACCGCGCCTTCTGTAATGAAGTGACCACTGGTCAGGAGTGTGGTGTGTTGCTGAACCAAACATCCTTCTACGCTGAGCAGGGTGGACAGACGTTTGACGAGGGCTACATGCTTCGAGAGGACGACAACGGAGACGAT cGGATGGAGTTCACAGTGAAGAACACACAGGTTAGAGGAGGTTATGTTCTTCATGTTGGGACTGTCTATGGAACGCTGAAGGTTGGAGACCAAGTCACCTTGCATGTAGATGAG GCACGTCGTAGGCCCATCATGAGCAACCACACAGCTACACATATCCTCAATTATGCCCTGCGTTCAGTTTTGGGGGAAGCGGATCAGAAAGGCTCTCTGGTCGCCCCTGACCGCCTGCGCTTTGACTTCAGTGCTAAAGGTGCCCTGACCACAGAACAGGTCCGCAAGACTGAGGAAATTGCTTGTGCCATGATAAAAGATGCTAAG CCAGTATACGCCATGGAAGCCCCTCTAGCTGAAGCCAAGGCCATTCAGGGTTTGCGCGCTGTGTTTGATGAGACTTATCCTGATCCAGTCAGAGTCGTGTCTATTGGTATCCCCGTTCAGGACCTGCTGGATGATCCCAACGGTGCAGCTGGTACCCTCACCTCTATTGAGTTTTGTGGTGGAAC CCATCTGCAGAACTCGGGCCATGCCGCACCGTTTGTCATCGTCTCAGAGGAGGCCATCGCTAAGGGCATCCGCCGCATTGTTGCTGTGACAGGAGCAGAAGCCCAGAAG GCCCAGAGGAAAGCAGATGCCCTGCGCCTGTCACTGTCTGCGCTAGGAGACAAAGTGAAGCAGCAGAAGGCCCCGAACAAGGACATTCAGAAGGAGATCGCTGATATGACAGAG TCCATAGGCACAGCAGTAATCTCCCAGTGGCAGAAAGATGACATGAGGGAAACCCTGAAGGGCCTGAAGAAGACCATGGATGACCTGGACCGCTCTTACAAGGCTGACATCCAGAAGAGAGTCCTAGAAAAGACCAAGGAAGTCATTGAAAGCAACCCCAACCAACCACTGCTCATTATGGAGATGGAGACTGGAGCCTCAGCAAAG GCTCTGAACGAGTCATTGAAGCTGCTGAAATCAAATTCCCCTCAAACCGCTGCGATGCTCTTCGCAGTAGACCCTGACGCTGGCAAGATCACATGCTTGTGTCAAGTCCCACAG GAGGTGGTCAACCGTGGCCTGAAGGCCAGCGAGTGGGTTCAGGAGTTGTGCCCCCTGCTGGATGGTAAAGGAGGCGGCAAAGACATGTCTGCCCAAGCTGCAGGCAGGAACACACAGTGCCTACAGGAGGCGCTACAGATGGCCAATGAGTTTGCAAGACTCAAACTGGGAGAGaactaa